A part of Lacibacter sp. H407 genomic DNA contains:
- a CDS encoding efflux RND transporter periplasmic adaptor subunit, translating to MKRILQYTFIAGFALVLASCGAGAKEKKGSLGEKKAELEKLKTEQITLATKIKTLEEEITKLDTAAGKSDKAKLIAITPVLTEDFSHYIDLQGSIDADNISYIAPPNGQGGLVTDLYIKEGQFVKKGQLILKMDDKVLRQQVKISETQLALAKDLYQRQKNLWDQNIGSEVQLISAKTNVEALERQIATAYEQIKLFTVYSPASGIADVVAVKVGEFFSGVMGVSPQIRIVNNSTLKAVVQVPENYMTRVRLGSPVIVTIPDMNKSFNSSVKLSSQTINPSTRTFTVEAAIPGGGVRPNSMATVRIKDYSAPNALVIPVNLIQTDDKGKYVYIVEKDSKGRSVAVKKPVVVGESYGDKIEIKAGLQSGQQLISEGYQSVYDRQVVTIG from the coding sequence ATGAAACGCATTTTGCAATACACATTCATCGCTGGTTTTGCTCTTGTTCTCGCTTCTTGCGGCGCAGGTGCAAAAGAAAAAAAGGGATCACTTGGCGAAAAGAAAGCCGAGCTTGAGAAACTGAAAACGGAGCAGATCACACTTGCTACAAAAATCAAAACGCTTGAAGAAGAAATTACAAAGCTCGATACTGCTGCAGGTAAAAGCGATAAAGCAAAGCTGATCGCTATAACACCTGTGTTGACAGAAGATTTTTCGCATTATATTGATCTGCAGGGATCAATTGATGCAGATAATATTTCTTATATCGCTCCGCCAAACGGCCAAGGCGGTCTTGTAACTGATCTTTACATTAAAGAAGGACAGTTTGTGAAGAAAGGACAGCTTATTTTAAAAATGGATGATAAAGTGTTACGTCAGCAAGTAAAAATTTCTGAAACACAATTGGCATTGGCAAAAGATCTGTACCAGCGTCAGAAAAATTTATGGGATCAGAACATTGGCAGCGAAGTACAATTAATTTCTGCCAAAACAAATGTAGAAGCACTGGAACGCCAGATCGCTACTGCTTATGAGCAGATCAAACTATTTACCGTTTACTCGCCGGCAAGTGGTATTGCAGATGTGGTAGCAGTTAAAGTAGGTGAATTCTTTTCGGGTGTAATGGGCGTATCCCCGCAAATACGTATTGTCAATAACAGCACTTTAAAAGCGGTGGTTCAGGTGCCTGAAAATTACATGACACGTGTACGTTTAGGTAGCCCTGTTATTGTTACGATCCCGGATATGAACAAGTCGTTCAATTCTTCTGTGAAGCTTTCTTCGCAAACCATCAATCCTTCAACAAGAACATTTACAGTTGAAGCAGCTATTCCCGGTGGCGGTGTTCGTCCAAATTCAATGGCAACAGTACGCATTAAAGATTATAGTGCACCAAATGCATTGGTAATTCCTGTTAATCTCATTCAAACAGATGATAAAGGTAAGTACGTGTACATTGTAGAAAAAGACAGCAAAGGACGTTCTGTAGCTGTTAAAAAACCAGTTGTAGTTGGCGAATCATATGGCGACAAGATCGAGATCAAAGCAGGTTTACAATCGGGCCAGCAATTGATCTCTGAGGGTTACCAAAGTGTTTACGACAGGCAGGTTGTAACGATCGGATAA
- a CDS encoding TolC family protein — MKKNQRNKWLLVATMLLGFTVANAQTEYRLTVKEAVNMALNNVADIKNLRIDSLKQEAQNKEILGSALPQVTGSGQVAHYLTLPKILFPSAGKTDVYTVLNQEGVKDGNGATIQPKNEFTVQEFSFVQPWSITAGVSLNQLLFQPDVFVGLIARKTSIEYAKENIKVQEDKTREQVQKAYYQVLIAEQQLKTLQQSLQRFEKLLSDQEQLFKNGFIEKLDIDKTTVSFNNTKSSETQLKNIIELGYASLKFTMGLAQNDKIVLTDQLNNESVKENVLDDGTVNYNNRSEVRLLNTVQKLQELDVRRNKLGYAPTLAFFYQFQQQGQLNKNFSAFTGQNWFWFNSNLIGLNLSIPIFDGFQRKYKIQQAKYTLDKTTNTIENIKKAIDFEQNAAKINLRNAIINMDAQQKNLELAERVYNTTKKKYEQGVGSSFEILQSDTELQRAQGNYFDALYNAVVAKISYLKAIGQLN, encoded by the coding sequence ATGAAAAAAAATCAAAGAAACAAGTGGCTGCTGGTTGCAACCATGCTGCTTGGTTTCACTGTTGCAAATGCGCAAACTGAATACCGACTAACCGTGAAAGAAGCCGTGAATATGGCCTTGAATAATGTAGCCGATATTAAAAACCTTCGCATCGATTCATTGAAACAGGAAGCACAGAACAAAGAGATCCTTGGTTCTGCATTACCACAGGTTACCGGAAGTGGACAAGTGGCACACTATCTTACCTTACCAAAAATTTTATTTCCCAGTGCAGGTAAAACAGATGTTTATACTGTATTGAACCAGGAAGGCGTAAAAGACGGAAATGGCGCCACCATTCAGCCAAAAAATGAATTTACCGTTCAGGAATTCAGCTTTGTACAACCGTGGAGTATTACCGCAGGTGTAAGTTTGAATCAATTGTTATTTCAACCGGATGTATTTGTTGGCTTGATCGCTCGCAAAACTTCTATTGAATATGCAAAAGAAAACATCAAAGTACAGGAAGATAAAACACGTGAGCAGGTGCAGAAAGCATACTACCAGGTGTTGATCGCTGAGCAGCAGTTGAAAACCCTTCAGCAAAGTTTACAACGCTTCGAAAAATTACTGAGCGATCAGGAACAATTGTTCAAGAATGGTTTTATTGAAAAACTGGACATTGATAAAACAACAGTAAGCTTCAATAATACTAAGTCGAGCGAAACACAGTTAAAAAATATTATTGAACTGGGTTATGCGTCACTGAAGTTTACCATGGGTCTTGCACAAAACGATAAGATCGTTCTTACAGACCAGTTGAACAACGAATCTGTAAAAGAAAATGTGTTGGATGATGGCACTGTTAACTACAACAACCGTAGCGAAGTGCGTTTACTCAACACCGTACAAAAATTACAGGAGCTGGATGTTCGCCGTAACAAATTAGGGTACGCACCTACACTGGCATTCTTCTATCAGTTTCAACAGCAAGGTCAGTTGAATAAAAACTTCTCTGCTTTTACAGGGCAAAACTGGTTCTGGTTTAACTCCAACTTGATTGGATTAAACCTGTCGATTCCCATTTTTGATGGCTTTCAGCGCAAGTATAAAATTCAACAGGCGAAATATACACTCGACAAAACAACTAATACCATCGAGAATATTAAGAAGGCGATCGATTTTGAACAAAACGCTGCAAAGATCAATTTGCGTAACGCCATTATTAATATGGATGCACAGCAAAAAAATCTGGAGTTGGCAGAGCGGGTGTACAACACTACCAAGAAAAAATATGAGCAGGGTGTTGGCAGCAGTTTCGAAATATTACAATCAGATACAGAGCTGCAACGTGCACAAGGAAATTATTTTGACGCACTGTACAACGCAGTTGTTGCCAAAATCAGTTACTTAAAAGCTATCGGACAATTAAACTAA
- a CDS encoding TIGR00266 family protein has product MATAHEIDYRIVGEEMQYVEIELDPNETAIAEAGSFMLMDEGIQMETIFGDGSANQGTGVLGKLFSAGKRLLTGESLFMTAYTNIGQGKKMVSFASPYPGKIIPLDLMRLGGPIVCQKDAFLCAAKGVSVGIALQRKLGTGLFGGEGFIMQKLEGDGLAFVHAGGHVFERELKPGEVLKIDTGCVVAYTHQVDFDIQFVGGIKNTIFGGEGLFFATLRGPGKVWIQTLPISRLASRILSYGRGARKEEGSLLGGLGNLLDGDGR; this is encoded by the coding sequence ATGGCAACAGCACACGAAATTGATTACCGCATTGTAGGCGAGGAAATGCAGTATGTAGAAATTGAACTTGATCCCAATGAAACAGCCATTGCAGAAGCAGGTAGTTTCATGTTGATGGATGAAGGCATCCAGATGGAAACTATTTTTGGCGATGGCAGTGCAAACCAGGGCACAGGTGTATTAGGTAAATTATTTTCAGCAGGAAAGCGATTACTCACTGGTGAAAGTTTATTCATGACTGCTTATACCAACATCGGTCAAGGAAAAAAGATGGTGAGTTTTGCATCGCCTTATCCCGGTAAAATTATTCCACTCGATCTGATGCGTTTAGGCGGACCAATCGTTTGTCAGAAAGATGCGTTTCTCTGCGCTGCAAAAGGCGTAAGCGTTGGTATTGCATTGCAACGTAAACTCGGCACCGGCTTATTCGGAGGCGAAGGTTTTATTATGCAGAAACTTGAAGGCGATGGATTAGCCTTTGTACACGCAGGTGGTCATGTGTTTGAACGTGAGCTGAAACCCGGCGAAGTTCTGAAGATCGATACAGGTTGTGTGGTAGCATACACACACCAGGTTGATTTTGATATCCAGTTTGTAGGTGGTATCAAGAATACCATTTTTGGTGGTGAAGGATTATTCTTTGCTACACTCCGTGGCCCGGGTAAAGTATGGATCCAAACATTACCTATTTCAAGATTGGCCAGCCGTATTCTTTCTTATGGAAGAGGTGCACGTAAAGAGGAAGGAAGCTTGCTGGGTGGTTTGGGTAATTTGCTTGACGGAGACGGTAGATAA
- a CDS encoding zinc dependent phospholipase C family protein: MRKTLFVIILLLVTEQCFCWGFYGHRKINYQAVFLLPPDMIGFYKTHIDFLTEHSVDPDKRRYAIPEEGPRHYIDIDHYGSFPFSELPHNYDSAVAKFSADTVNTYGIVPWWVQTMLWRLTSAFKEKNQVKILKLSAEIGHYIADAHVPLHASHNHNGQFTNQNGIHGFWESRVPELLAEKEFDFWMDKAEHIKNPGQFIWARVLESAAAADTVLRYEKELTQSFPADQKYSFENRNGITIRTYSTAFTTTYNNKLNGMIERRMRQSIFAVASFWYTAWINAGQPDLKKLSNKEFTAEELKEFEELNNNWRNGKIVGREHD; encoded by the coding sequence ATGCGGAAGACTTTATTCGTTATTATTTTATTACTGGTTACAGAACAATGTTTCTGCTGGGGGTTTTATGGACACCGCAAGATCAATTACCAGGCGGTGTTTCTGTTACCACCTGATATGATCGGGTTTTATAAAACACATATTGATTTTCTTACAGAACATTCAGTTGATCCGGATAAACGCCGCTACGCAATTCCGGAAGAAGGGCCACGCCATTATATAGATATTGATCATTACGGTTCATTTCCTTTTTCTGAATTACCACATAACTACGATAGTGCTGTTGCAAAATTCAGTGCCGATACAGTGAATACGTATGGCATTGTTCCATGGTGGGTGCAAACTATGTTGTGGCGTTTAACCTCTGCCTTCAAAGAAAAGAACCAGGTAAAAATTTTAAAGCTTAGTGCAGAGATAGGCCATTACATTGCCGACGCACATGTACCGTTACATGCTTCGCATAATCATAATGGACAATTCACCAATCAAAACGGTATTCATGGTTTTTGGGAAAGCCGTGTACCGGAGTTGTTGGCCGAAAAAGAATTTGATTTCTGGATGGATAAGGCAGAGCATATTAAAAATCCGGGACAGTTTATTTGGGCACGTGTATTGGAAAGTGCTGCGGCTGCCGATACTGTGTTACGTTATGAAAAAGAATTGACTCAAAGTTTTCCTGCTGATCAGAAATATTCATTTGAAAACAGAAATGGCATAACAATAAGAACCTATTCAACAGCTTTTACTACTACCTATAATAATAAGTTGAATGGAATGATTGAACGGCGCATGCGTCAAAGCATTTTTGCAGTTGCAAGTTTTTGGTATACTGCATGGATCAATGCTGGTCAGCCTGATCTGAAAAAACTCAGCAATAAAGAATTTACTGCTGAAGAGTTGAAAGAATTTGAAGAGTTGAATAATAACTGGCGCAATGGAAAGATCGTTGGGAGAGAGCATGATTAA
- a CDS encoding DUF502 domain-containing protein, with protein MFKSFNYKQLLQYFLQGLLVLAPVVVTGYALFWIITSIDELIPIFTFTDDEGKVIVRNFGLGFLIIIGAICLVGYLSTFFIQSRIFNLFDHWLEKVPGIKFIYTTVKDFFEAFAGEKKKFNRPVLANIDDNDVWRVGFLTRDDTEDFGLKDYVAVYVPMSYSIAGNVYLIPANRIKSLEGHLTGTEAMKFAISGGVTKMDEEIEEEILKEDNALKK; from the coding sequence ATGTTCAAATCATTCAATTACAAACAATTACTTCAGTATTTCTTACAAGGCTTACTGGTGTTAGCCCCCGTTGTAGTAACCGGATATGCGTTATTCTGGATTATAACGAGTATAGACGAACTCATCCCCATTTTTACTTTTACGGATGATGAAGGAAAAGTAATTGTCCGCAACTTTGGCTTGGGCTTCCTTATTATTATAGGTGCCATTTGCCTGGTTGGCTACCTGAGTACATTCTTTATTCAAAGCCGCATTTTCAATTTGTTTGATCATTGGCTGGAAAAAGTACCTGGCATCAAGTTTATTTATACTACGGTAAAAGATTTCTTTGAGGCATTTGCAGGTGAGAAAAAAAAGTTCAACCGCCCGGTGCTGGCAAATATTGATGATAACGATGTGTGGCGTGTAGGTTTTTTAACGAGAGATGATACGGAAGATTTTGGTTTGAAAGATTATGTAGCTGTATACGTGCCCATGAGTTATTCGATTGCAGGGAACGTTTATTTGATACCGGCGAACAGAATTAAATCGTTGGAAGGACACTTGACCGGCACAGAAGCTATGAAGTTTGCAATTAGTGGTGGTGTTACTAAAATGGATGAAGAGATTGAAGAGGAGATTTTGAAAGAAGACAACGCACTCAAGAAATAG
- a CDS encoding efflux RND transporter permease subunit: protein MQSNFLEGLSKKFKEFKPTSWSVDNRTAIYIITILITAYGLYKFNTMPKEQYPDIVVPTISVATIYVGNSPADIENLVTRPIEKQLKSISGARVIKVQSSSQQDFSLIVVEFDTDVKTDLAKQKVKDAVDKARTDLPQDLTAEPDVQEFAFSEMPIMFVNISGDYDPVKLKQYADKMQDRFEELKEITRADIVGAPEREIQVNVDPYRMASARLTFTDIENAIARENNDITGGQVEIGTMKRTVRVRGQFNSSFDLNNIIVKGVSGSPVYLRDIATIKDTVKEKESFARLDGKNVITLNIVKRSGENLINAADNVKAAVKEMQDNDILPKDLKVTLTGDQSKQTKTSFNELVNTIVIGFILVLLILMFFMGVTNAFFVALSVPLSVFVAFLFLPVADLIIGTGVTLNFIVLFALLFGLGIIVDDAIVVIENTHRIYHNGKVPIIRSAKEAAGEVFIPVLAGTATTLAPFFPLIFWKGIIGKFMIYLPVMLILTLAASLIVAFIINPVFAVSFMKPEGRAYDDKKSNIFRKWYWWAFWIIGIINHVIGNHGTGNFLFFMALVGILNRYVLRDAIYFFQEKALPKLMNSYEKMLRWVLKGWRPVWALVLLFVLFPIAVFMLIARGNPSTFFPSGDPNFIYVYLKMPVGTDVKQTDSITQLLEKKVYKVLEKEKPGEEGSIVESIITNVAVSANKPEDNNRSTQPNLGRIQVSFVEFEKRHGKSTKVYIDEIRENIKGIPGASISVEQEGGGPPTDPPVNIEIVGDNFNNIAKVATELYNYLDTNRVDGIDNLLMDVDLNNPEITVSVDRERALIEGVSTAQVGMELRTALFGKEVSKLKEGEDEYKIQLRYSEMQRNNIINLMNMKITFRDFNTGQIKQVPINAVAKFDYTSTTGGVKRKNLKRTIQLQSNVADPTQAGPINAMLKSKIDDFKNKVRIPEDVTIRQSGQSEQEAETNAFLGTALIIAIGLIFLILVLQFNSISKPFIVITEIFFSIIGVLLGYAITGKVIATIMLGVGIIGLAGIVIKNGILLIEFTDELRGRGYKTREAAIQAGRIRIIPVLLTALATMLGLLPLAVGFNIDFVSLFQHLDPKIFFGGDSVVFWGPLSWTIIYGLVFAFFLTLMMVPSMYIISERLRRPMESFYGTKYVALFGFLGPLFFIFVGIMYLVRAIQGKKVWVGQQRKTVPSKI, encoded by the coding sequence ATGCAATCAAATTTTTTAGAAGGTCTCAGCAAAAAGTTCAAGGAATTTAAACCTACGAGCTGGAGTGTTGACAATCGCACGGCCATCTATATCATCACCATTTTAATTACTGCGTATGGGTTGTATAAATTCAACACCATGCCTAAGGAGCAATACCCGGATATTGTGGTACCTACTATTTCTGTAGCTACTATTTATGTAGGTAACTCTCCTGCTGATATTGAAAATTTAGTAACACGGCCCATTGAAAAACAACTGAAGAGCATCAGTGGTGCAAGGGTTATTAAAGTACAATCATCATCACAACAGGATTTTTCGTTGATCGTTGTTGAGTTTGATACAGATGTAAAAACCGATCTCGCCAAACAAAAAGTAAAAGATGCAGTTGACAAAGCAAGAACTGATCTTCCGCAAGACCTTACAGCCGAACCGGATGTACAGGAGTTTGCATTCAGTGAAATGCCCATCATGTTCGTAAACATCAGTGGTGATTACGATCCGGTGAAACTGAAACAATATGCAGATAAAATGCAGGATCGTTTCGAAGAACTTAAAGAGATCACCCGTGCTGATATTGTTGGTGCACCAGAAAGAGAGATACAGGTAAATGTTGATCCTTACCGTATGGCAAGTGCAAGACTTACGTTCACTGATATTGAAAATGCAATTGCACGTGAGAACAACGACATTACAGGTGGACAGGTTGAGATCGGTACCATGAAACGTACAGTACGTGTTCGTGGACAGTTCAACAGTTCATTTGATCTCAATAATATTATTGTGAAAGGAGTAAGTGGTTCACCCGTTTACCTGAGAGATATTGCTACAATAAAAGATACGGTTAAAGAAAAAGAAAGTTTTGCCCGTTTGGATGGCAAGAACGTTATCACCCTCAACATTGTAAAACGTAGTGGTGAAAACCTGATCAACGCAGCGGACAATGTAAAAGCTGCTGTAAAAGAAATGCAGGACAATGATATTCTGCCGAAAGATCTGAAGGTAACATTGACAGGCGATCAAAGTAAACAAACAAAAACATCCTTCAATGAATTGGTAAATACAATTGTGATCGGTTTTATACTTGTATTACTTATCCTCATGTTCTTTATGGGAGTAACCAACGCCTTCTTTGTGGCATTGAGTGTACCGTTGAGTGTGTTTGTGGCCTTTCTCTTTTTACCGGTTGCCGATCTTATTATTGGTACGGGCGTTACGCTCAACTTCATTGTATTGTTTGCGCTGTTGTTTGGGCTCGGTATTATTGTGGATGATGCCATTGTGGTAATTGAAAATACCCACCGTATCTATCATAATGGAAAAGTGCCGATTATACGAAGTGCAAAAGAAGCTGCAGGTGAAGTATTTATTCCGGTACTTGCAGGTACAGCAACAACGCTTGCTCCATTCTTCCCGTTGATCTTCTGGAAAGGAATCATTGGTAAGTTCATGATCTATCTGCCGGTGATGTTGATCTTAACATTGGCTGCATCATTGATCGTTGCCTTTATCATCAACCCAGTATTTGCCGTAAGCTTTATGAAACCTGAAGGCCGTGCTTACGATGATAAGAAAAGCAACATCTTCCGCAAATGGTATTGGTGGGCATTCTGGATCATTGGCATCATCAATCATGTGATCGGAAATCATGGCACCGGTAACTTCCTGTTCTTTATGGCACTGGTTGGTATTCTTAACCGTTATGTATTGCGTGATGCGATCTATTTCTTCCAGGAAAAGGCATTACCAAAACTCATGAACAGTTATGAAAAAATGTTACGCTGGGTGTTGAAAGGATGGAGACCGGTATGGGCACTTGTATTGTTATTCGTACTTTTTCCAATTGCAGTATTTATGCTGATAGCACGTGGCAATCCATCTACCTTCTTCCCGAGTGGTGATCCAAACTTTATTTATGTGTATTTGAAAATGCCGGTAGGTACAGATGTAAAGCAAACCGATTCGATTACACAACTGCTCGAAAAGAAAGTTTATAAAGTACTGGAGAAAGAAAAACCGGGCGAAGAAGGTTCTATTGTTGAAAGTATTATTACAAACGTTGCGGTGAGTGCTAACAAACCTGAAGATAATAACCGTAGTACACAACCAAACTTAGGTCGTATCCAGGTTTCATTTGTTGAGTTTGAAAAACGTCATGGTAAATCAACAAAGGTTTATATCGATGAAATTCGTGAAAATATAAAAGGTATTCCGGGTGCAAGCATTAGTGTTGAGCAGGAAGGCGGTGGCCCTCCTACTGATCCTCCGGTGAATATTGAAATTGTGGGCGACAACTTCAACAACATTGCGAAAGTTGCAACTGAGTTATACAATTATCTCGATACAAACCGTGTGGATGGTATTGATAACCTGTTGATGGATGTTGATCTGAATAATCCTGAAATCACCGTTAGTGTTGACCGTGAACGTGCATTAATTGAAGGTGTAAGCACGGCTCAGGTGGGAATGGAATTACGTACTGCATTATTTGGTAAAGAAGTAAGCAAGCTGAAAGAAGGTGAAGATGAATACAAGATCCAGCTTCGCTACAGCGAAATGCAACGTAACAATATCATTAACTTGATGAATATGAAGATCACGTTCCGTGATTTTAATACAGGACAAATTAAGCAGGTGCCCATTAATGCCGTTGCTAAGTTTGATTATACAAGCACAACAGGTGGTGTAAAACGGAAAAATCTGAAGCGTACAATTCAGCTCCAGTCAAATGTTGCTGATCCTACACAGGCAGGACCTATCAATGCAATGCTGAAGAGTAAGATCGATGACTTTAAAAATAAAGTACGTATTCCTGAAGATGTAACCATTCGTCAAAGCGGACAAAGTGAACAGGAAGCAGAAACAAATGCGTTTTTGGGGACTGCTCTTATTATCGCCATTGGCCTCATCTTCCTCATTCTTGTGTTACAGTTTAACAGTATCAGTAAACCGTTCATTGTAATTACGGAGATCTTCTTCAGCATTATTGGTGTATTGTTGGGTTATGCCATTACAGGTAAAGTAATTGCAACCATCATGTTGGGAGTAGGTATCATTGGTTTGGCCGGTATCGTAATTAAGAACGGTATCCTGTTGATCGAATTCACAGATGAATTACGTGGCCGTGGTTACAAAACCAGAGAAGCAGCTATCCAGGCAGGCAGGATCAGGATCATTCCTGTATTGTTAACTGCATTGGCAACCATGCTTGGTTTGTTACCATTGGCTGTTGGTTTCAATATCGATTTCGTATCGCTCTTCCAGCATCTTGATCCAAAGATCTTCTTTGGTGGCGATAGTGTTGTTTTCTGGGGACCATTAAGCTGGACGATCATCTATGGTTTGGTTTTCGCTTTCTTCTTAACACTGATGATGGTACCGAGTATGTATATTATCTCCGAACGTTTAAGAAGACCAATGGAAAGTTTCTATGGCACCAAGTATGTTGCATTATTTGGTTTCCTTGGTCCGCTCTTCTTCATCTTTGTAGGTATTATGTACCTTGTAAGAGCCATACAAGGCAAGAAGGTTTGGGTGGGACAACAACGTAAAACAGTTCCTTCGAAAATTTAA
- a CDS encoding TetR/AcrR family transcriptional regulator — METKERIQKKAHELFLRYGIRSVSMDDIATQLGMSKKTIYQFFSEKDELVNAVMDDEVTQTQHDCEFCKKNAKDAVDEIFLTLEQLYDQFSQLNPMVLYDAEKFHPKAFEKFRKMKEVYLMEVVAHNIRRGIAEELYRADISVEMMSRYRVETMMVPFAMAATAPSKFNLADVTRETMEHFLFGLATLKGFKLISKYKEEYHKKRNNKP, encoded by the coding sequence ATGGAGACAAAAGAACGAATACAAAAAAAGGCCCACGAGCTGTTTCTGCGTTACGGCATACGTTCCGTTTCAATGGACGATATCGCCACGCAGCTTGGCATGAGCAAAAAAACCATTTATCAGTTCTTTTCCGAAAAAGATGAACTGGTGAATGCCGTAATGGACGATGAGGTTACACAAACCCAGCACGACTGTGAATTCTGTAAGAAAAATGCAAAAGATGCAGTGGATGAGATCTTTCTTACGCTGGAACAGTTGTACGATCAGTTTTCGCAATTAAACCCGATGGTGTTGTACGATGCCGAAAAATTTCATCCGAAAGCATTTGAAAAATTCAGGAAGATGAAAGAAGTGTATTTGATGGAAGTAGTGGCCCACAATATACGCAGAGGTATTGCTGAAGAATTGTATCGGGCAGATATCAGTGTTGAAATGATGAGCCGTTACCGGGTAGAAACCATGATGGTTCCTTTTGCAATGGCAGCAACGGCACCGAGCAAATTTAACCTTGCTGATGTAACAAGAGAAACCATGGAGCATTTTCTTTTCGGGCTTGCAACGTTAAAGGGATTTAAGTTGATCAGCAAGTACAAAGAGGAGTATCATAAAAAACGAAACAATAAACCTTAA